In Uranotaenia lowii strain MFRU-FL unplaced genomic scaffold, ASM2978415v1 HiC_scaffold_419, whole genome shotgun sequence, one DNA window encodes the following:
- the LOC129760094 gene encoding uncharacterized protein LOC129760094, translating to MKFLSDGSQVEVISHPSLNVVQGVVYEPDTIEFKEEDLLQLLQPQGITNVRRIKKRVGKVLKNTPLLVLNITGTVLPTHVFFGLLRVGVRQYYPTPMICRVCAQYGHIGKNCPNSEKPICLNCSANFHTTEDETCAKAAFCLHCKAGHSPMSKVCPKYQEEDEVIHLRIDKGLSFAEARKALADSKRTTTYAQELQNNLMEQKDKQIAELQRQLNDMRAQMKALCSSTGTVITRQRSRSRKPSPMLSKQHEKMPVTKTTDIREMDFENGRSKRQITTKYSCEGNSKKASYSQANKNDSNNEQIDVSETEHESDNDQFFRPRNGKITKNYHSTTR from the coding sequence atgaaatttttgtcagatGGTAGTCAAGTAGAAGTTATTTCTCACCCATCGCTTAATGTCGTACAAGGTGTAGTGTATGAGCCGGATACAATTGAATTTAAAGAAGAAGATTTGCTCCAATTGCTCCAACCACAAGGCATTACCAACGTCCGTAGGATAAAGAAACGTGTGGGTAAGGTGCTTAAAAACACTCCTCTGTTAGTCCTCAATATCACCGGTACAGTTCTCCCGACTCATGTATTTTTTGGCCTGTTGCGAGTTGGTGTTAGACAGTATTATCCCACACCGATGATCTGCCGAGTATGTGCGCAATACGGACACATTGGTAAAAATTGCCCGAACTCAGAGAAACCAATTTGTTTAAACTGCTCTGCTAACTTCCACACGACGGAAGACGAGACGTGTGCGAAAGCTGCCTTTTGCTTGCATTGCAAAGCTGGCCATTCGCCGATGTCAAAGGTTTGTCCTAAATATCAAGAAGAAGACGAAGTCATACATTTGCGAATCGATAAAGGTCTTTCCTTTGCTGAAGCGCGCAAAGCACTGGCCGATTCCAAGAGAACTACTACATACGCTCAGGAATTGCAAAACAATCTGATGGAACAAAAAGATAAACAGATTGCAGAACTACAACGACAGTTGAATGATATGCGTGCTCAGATGAAAGCCCTCTGCTCCTCTACGGGGACCGTTATCACAAGACAGCGATCTCGATCTCGAAAACCTTCACCAATGCTCTCTAAGCAACACGAAAAAATGCCTGTTACAAAGACCACCGATATTCGGGAGatggattttgaaaatggtagaagCAAACGACAAATCACCACCAAGTACTCTTGTGAAGGAAACTCCAAAAAAGCATCTTACTCCCAAGCTAATAAAAATGATTCGAATAATGAGCAAATTGACGTCAGCGAAACTGAGCATGAATCCGATAACGATCAGTTTTTTCGCCCACGTAAcgggaaaattacaaaaaactacCACTCGACAACACGATGA